Below is a window of Stigmatopora nigra isolate UIUO_SnigA chromosome 3, RoL_Snig_1.1, whole genome shotgun sequence DNA.
aaagtccacaggtggaccgacctagatttgaacccaagagcccagagctgtgaggtcgacacgctaaccactcagccgccgggcctcGATACCATAATTTAATCAGAAATATTTGTAATAGAAGTCAATAGACTTTGCGGTTACACCAATAATCAACTAATGATCAGAGGGATTTTTAATGCTCACTTTACAGTGACAGCCAAACCATTACATCACTGGCAAAAACATACTACTGTATTTACAGGCATATACAccgtactcttaaaattgccttaaaatcattgaattttagaatttctcgcatttaagccgccccctgatatacaattttcacctccatattcatggttttaattgggagtacaaatgtgttactttgaagggaaaattatcgcacatggtatttctgagataccgtatgaatcaaaagcacattattgtggccaatatcataaggaagttagtaattctcCAATGGTTGTAAtggtaatggttgttttcttccttcaaaacagaaaataaccacaaacAGTAAATATTAATTTGCTGACATCTACTAGTGAAAGAGAGTATAATGAGTCTTATAGCGCATATAAGACCTacacttgattcagtcatcatttttttgagtgacaaataAGAGCAAATTATGCAAAATTCTAAAGGCCACCCCCTGTAGGCCTCTTAAGGTTCTCTCAAAACAACCATCTCTTTCCCGATAACAACGCGTTTTCACGTAATGGGGGATGCACAAGGCCGGCTATTTTGAGTGCTCATTCGAAAAGCAAAAATTCGATACACCTTTGTTAATAATGGAAAAGCAAATGCTTTTGGCAGGCTGCCGTCCGGCATTAGCCAAACAAGTGCAGCAGGACTTACTTAAAATTGTCTTGTGCGTTTGGCAAAGAAACACGACGCTTTCCTCACACGTACAAACTCAAAACGTCACCCGATGATGGAAATACATGGTGGTCATTAGATATTATCTTATGGATTAAAAACGTAACGAAGGATGAGGGAAGCTAAAATTACTAAGGCCCCCAAGATAGGTAATTCGTTTGAGAACAGGCCATTTGTTCAGCCTGCGTCCTTATAAATGGTTCATGAAACCCGTGATCCAAATATCTGTCCCAATTGTTCACGTTATCTAATTTATGATTTGCTAATCCACCAGAAATGACATTATGGGTGCCACTTGTCTTTTGTCATAATACGGACACCTCCCTCTTTCCCTTACCCAGAGAATGATCCTCTTTGAACATCCATTTCATGGTTGCCGTTTTCGGGCTCTCTTGGCTTGCTACAGATGATGGTAAAGGTCACCCGATGTTAGATCGAACAAAAAGTGATCTTTTGTCGGTCAGTATTGCTGAAATTGTAAGGGAAAATGGACGTTAGGCAGCTCCTCGGGTCTTTAAAGTCAACACTtcagcaaaacaacaacaagcaccGCCTCCTCGCTCTCAGCCAACCAGAGGCCGATTTATATTTGACGTCATGACGGTTTGTTTCATTTGGCCCAAAATTCAGGTGGGGGAGGCAAAATTGCGTGAAAGATTTACCACTTGATAAATAATCTACTctaacaattttatttatttatttccattttatacTCTAATCTTGATACTTTGCCTGCAACAAATACGTTTGGCGTGAATTATGTCATCAATCCCCCGCATCTCTGGTCTAAAGCAACGACGTCATCATTATATTGTGTATACTTTAATGagttttattaacttattttaaCATAGTTTGTTGTTGCTATTGCTAAAATATGGATAATTTAAATCGTAGATCATAACCAACCAAAGCAGTTTTCAGTGTGCCCAGAACCCCGTTGTCGCAGTGTGAATGAATacgttaaatataaataaatttataaaatatatgtattttgcgAGACAAATATATTTCGGACACAAACACTTATATTTTCCAGGCTCTGCCTTAAGTCCTTAATGGGGAAGAGGCACCCCTTAAAACTGTCGCCAAGACAAAGTTCATGAACAAATACCAGCGATGTGATATCATGGCACAAAtggattttaaaatacattcattttatatACCATCTTCCCAAAGGTGGCAGGGGgtactagagcctatcccacccaACTATCACAGGTCACAATGAGACACaatcattcactctcacacataTGGGCAAtttaagtgttcaaccagcctggcacgcatgtttttgggacatggtacgaaacccacacaaacccgaGGAGATCATGCACACAGTAAGGaccccacctgggatcgaacctttGATTCCAGAACAttgaggccaatgcactaaccagTTGGTCACAAGGCTGCCTTTTAGAATGCAATACAATATTTCTGTCAAAGAATTCAGGATTAAATTAAGTAGGTATATTCCTCCCCGGGCAGTCCGGTGACGCAAggggttagcgcgtcggcctcacagctctagggtcctgggttcaaatccatgttcacatgtgtgcagtttgcatgttctccccgggcctgtgtgggtcttctctgggtactccggtttcctcccacattccaaaaacatgcatggtaggctgattggacactataaattgtttcgctaactttaaaaaaaaactggttgatACACTTGTTTGTGAGGCACAGGGAAGCTTGTTTTGACTCGAAAGCTCCGGCGTAATACATTAACACCTATGCCTCGGTTATAGCACAACAAGAATgcttatgttatgttttttttggaaggtgggaactaattaatttatatttaattattttaaatgaaaaaaaaaatgatttgagataagatTAAATTGCAtaggagctcagtcccagaacgcattaaacatttgaaaatcatTTATTACTGTACtccaattgcaaaataaaatgtgctacTCCTCCGTTATCATGGATGGATCACAATGGAATATGAtacgtacagttgtggtcaaaaatgtacatacacttgtgaagaacataatgtcatggctctcttgagtttccagtaatttttacaactcagatttttctctatAGTTTACTATCATGATTTTAGCAATTCTGCTTCTCTCTTTCGTATATACAATGTTTTTAGGTTATGGATCAGATGCAGACAGGTACTGAGAAGCTTTATTTTTATGTAGCTTGAACTTTGGTCTGGTTGTCAGGGGGAAGTAGTTTTCCGAGATGATGTCCTGTGGTGATCCCGTAGGCGTTGGACTCCTGTTCCTCCTTCAACTCTGGCCGGAGCAAAAATCCCTGTTCAAAGCTGAGGCCAAACCATTCACACTTGGCAAAAGTCAAAGACTTTTCAGTCATCAGTCCTTGGAGTCGTGCACACCACTGTTCTAGCATTGCAGTCCGATCTCCAATAGGGCAGTGAGCTGGACTCCAGAAAATCTGAGGCGCAAGAACCTGAAATCCACAGAAGTGCAGCGTtccattctgaaaaaaaaaaacaacaccccACCAACCCCCCAATTTTTTAATCGTTGAGATAAGAGATCATTAATTGACCCACAAATCACCTTACCTGTAGAGGCCATAATGCAACATTAATGTCGCCGTTGATGCCATTGGGCTGAAACATTGACTTTGTAGCTGCAGTTGTAAAAGACAGTATTGCTTTCTTGTTCTTGGGAAACATGAAATCAGATATTAGAAAATCATATAATGGCAATGATTGGATCACTCAGGTATATATGATTatcaattgattttaaaaatggacagaaTCAGTTGTCTTAATCTGCTGATATATTAATTTACAAGTTTATAAAGTGCTGTAAAGGATTACTTTTGATTGCTAACAAAGTTGATTGCAGGTGCTACAACAGTTTTACTTCTCAAAATACTTTAAcagaatgataataatgatgattaaAATAGAGATAATATACTGAAAGGCAGCAGttcccaacctttttctcacgtggactt
It encodes the following:
- the nqo1 gene encoding NAD(P)H dehydrogenase [quinone] 1 → MATVLIVYAHQSTGSFNAAVRDVAIKELSEQGYRVVVSDLYAMNFKANATQDDITGDLKNPVLFQYGEETMHAWIEGRLSDDIVAEQRKVKEADLIIFQFPLYWFSVPAIMKGWMDRVLTQGFAFSMKNMYDNGVFKNKKAILSFTTAATKSMFQPNGINGDINVALWPLQNGTLHFCGFQVLAPQIFWSPAHCPIGDRTAMLEQWCARLQGLMTEKSLTFAKCEWFGLSFEQGFLLRPELKEEQESNAYGITTGHHLGKLLPPDNQTKVQAT